The following proteins come from a genomic window of Pseudomonas sp. WJP1:
- a CDS encoding sigma-54-dependent transcriptional regulator, protein MPHILIVEDETIIRSALRRLLERNQYQVSEAGSVQEAQERFTIPTFDLIVSDLRLPGAPGTELIKLGQGTPVLIMTSYASLRSAVDSMKMGAVDYIAKPFDHDEMLQAVARILRDRQSVQASSEPVAGKVANGAAKTGSDNSNGEIGIIGSCPPMQDLYGKIRKVAPTDSNVLIQGESGTGKELVARALHNLSRRAKAPMISVNCAAIPESLIESELFGHEKGAFTGASAGRAGLVEAADGGTLFLDEIGELPLEAQARLLRVLQEGEIRRVGSVQSQKVDVRLIAATHRDLKSLAKIGQFREDLYYRLHVIALKLPALRERGADVNEIANAFLARQSARINRTDLKFAPDAEQAIRHYSWPGNVRELENAVERAVILCESPEISAELLGIDIELGDLEDDEFIGLPPQQGGNTASNNNHEPTEDLSLEDYFQHFVLEHQDHMTETELARKLGVSRKCLWERRQRLGIPRRKTGVPSES, encoded by the coding sequence ATGCCGCACATTTTGATCGTCGAAGACGAAACCATTATCCGCTCCGCCTTGCGCCGCCTGCTGGAACGCAACCAGTACCAGGTCAGCGAAGCCGGTTCAGTGCAGGAAGCACAAGAACGCTTCACCATTCCCACGTTCGACCTGATCGTCAGTGACCTGCGACTGCCGGGCGCGCCGGGTACCGAGTTGATCAAGCTTGGCCAGGGCACGCCGGTGCTGATCATGACCAGCTATGCCAGCCTGCGCTCGGCGGTGGACTCGATGAAGATGGGCGCGGTGGATTACATCGCCAAGCCTTTCGATCACGACGAAATGCTCCAGGCCGTCGCGCGCATCCTGCGTGACCGCCAATCGGTGCAAGCCAGCAGTGAACCGGTGGCCGGCAAGGTCGCCAATGGCGCGGCCAAGACCGGTAGCGACAACAGTAACGGTGAAATCGGCATCATCGGCTCGTGCCCACCGATGCAGGACCTGTATGGCAAGATCCGCAAGGTCGCGCCGACGGACTCCAATGTCCTGATCCAGGGCGAGTCCGGTACTGGTAAGGAACTGGTGGCGCGTGCCCTGCACAACCTCTCCAGGCGGGCCAAGGCGCCGATGATTTCGGTGAACTGCGCGGCCATTCCGGAAAGCCTGATCGAATCCGAACTGTTCGGCCACGAGAAAGGCGCGTTCACCGGCGCCAGCGCCGGACGGGCCGGCCTTGTCGAAGCGGCGGACGGCGGCACCCTGTTCCTCGATGAAATCGGTGAATTGCCACTGGAAGCCCAGGCGCGCCTGCTGCGCGTGCTGCAGGAAGGTGAAATTCGTCGAGTGGGTTCGGTCCAGTCGCAGAAGGTCGATGTGCGCCTGATCGCGGCGACCCACCGTGATCTCAAGAGCCTGGCGAAGATCGGCCAGTTCCGAGAAGACCTGTATTACCGTCTCCACGTGATTGCCCTGAAACTGCCGGCCCTGCGTGAGCGTGGTGCAGACGTCAATGAAATCGCCAATGCCTTCCTGGCGCGCCAGAGCGCACGGATCAACCGCACAGACCTGAAGTTCGCCCCGGACGCCGAGCAAGCCATTCGTCATTACTCGTGGCCAGGCAACGTTCGTGAGCTGGAAAACGCGGTCGAGCGCGCTGTCATCCTGTGCGAGAGCCCGGAAATTTCCGCCGAGCTGCTGGGCATCGACATTGAGCTGGGCGACCTGGAAGACGACGAGTTCATCGGCCTGCCCCCGCAACAAGGTGGCAACACCGCCAGCAACAACAATCATGAGCCGACCGAAGACCTGTCCCTGGAAGACTACTTCCAGCACTTCGTGCTTGAGCATCAGGACCACATGACCGAAACCGAGCTGGCGCGCAAACTCGGGGTGAGCCGCAAGTGCCTGTGGGAACGCCGTCAGCGCCTGGGCATCCCACGGCGCAA